One window of the Perca flavescens isolate YP-PL-M2 chromosome 5, PFLA_1.0, whole genome shotgun sequence genome contains the following:
- the LOC114556341 gene encoding scavenger receptor cysteine-rich domain-containing group B protein-like — MDHLMLLLLLCSSGLQAEGELNSTESVRLVGGASRCRGTLEVKHEGEWRPVEDYYSDWSLKTAAAACRESDCGSAVSVERKESSDRSVWRIRSDCVESGSTLRECAASSGSSSSVLHLTCSGKPIKDMNE; from the exons GACTCCAGGCTGAAGGAGAACTCAACTCAACAg AGTCTGTCAGGTTGGTGGGAGGAGCCAGTCGCTGTAGAGGAACACTGGAGGTGAAACATGAAGGAGAATGGAGACCAGTGGAGGACTATTACTCTGACTGGAGCCTGAAGACAGCAGCTGCTGCCTGCAGAGAGTCAGACTGTGGCTCTGCTGTTTCTGTAGAGAGAAAAGAGTCCTCAgacagatctgtgtggaggatcAGGTCTGACTGTGTTGAGTCTGGATCTACTCTGAGGGAGTGTGCTGCATCATCAGGTTCCTCTTCCTCCGTCCTTCATCTCACCTGTTCAGGTAAGCCCATCAaagacatgaatgaatga